Proteins encoded within one genomic window of Gallus gallus isolate bGalGal1 chromosome 1, bGalGal1.mat.broiler.GRCg7b, whole genome shotgun sequence:
- the LOC121108179 gene encoding basic proline-rich protein-like, translating to SPPPPPSPPSPRPPPPSPPPPPPSPPSPPPPPPSPPSPPPPSPPSPPPPPSPRPRPPPSPPPPPSPPPPSPLPPPLPPPPPPPPSPSPPSPPPPSSAPPPPPPPSPPSSPTPPPPSPSPPSPPPPSPPPPPPPPPSPPSPPPPPPSPPFPPPPPPPSPPPPPSPPPLPPPPPPPPPPPPLPPPPPPPPPPSPSPPPLPPPPSPPSPPPPPSSSPPPPPPPPPPPPSPPPPPPPSPPPPSPPPPPPPPPSPPPLPPPPSPQFPPPPPPPSPPSPPPPPPPPPPPPPSPPPPPPPPPSPPSPPPSPPSPPPSPPSPPPPP from the exons tctcctcctcctcctccttctcctccatctcctcgtcctcctcctccatctcctcctcctcctcctccttctcctccatctcctcctcctcctcctccttctcctccatctcctcctcctccttctcctccatctcctcctcctcctccatctcctcgtcctcgtcctcctccttctcctcctcctcctccatctcctcctcctccttctcctcttcctcctcctcttcctcctcctcctcctcctcctccttctccttctcctccatctcctcctcctcc ctcctccgctcctccccctcctcctcctccttctcctccatcttctcctactcctcctcctccctctccttctcctccatctcctcctcctccttctcctcctcctcctcctcctcctcctccttctcctccatctcctcctcctccacctccttctcctccatttcctcctcctcctcctcctccttctcctcctcctcctccttctcctcctcctcttcctcctcctcctcctcctcctcctccccctcctcctctcc ctcctcctcctcctcctcctcctcctccttctccttctcctcctcctcttcctcctcctccttctcctccatctcctcctcctcctccttcttcatctcctcctcctcctcctcctcctcctcctcctcctccttctcctcctcctcctcctcctccatctcctcctcctcc atctcctcctcctcctcctcctcctcctccttctcctcctcctcttcctcctcctccttctcctcaatttcctcctcctcctcctcctccttctcctccatctcctcctcctcctcctcctcctcctcctcctcctcctccatctcctcctcctccccctcctcctcctccttctcctccatctcctcctccttctcctccatctcctcctccttctcctccatctcctcctcctcctcca